A region from the Ktedonobacterales bacterium genome encodes:
- a CDS encoding acyl--CoA ligase family protein, which produces MTEKVYRSELTPVSFLRRSASVFPDKIAIVHGERRYTYRQFEERVNRLASALRAAGMQKHDRVAFLAFNTPPMLEAHFGVPAAGGILVAINTRLSASEISYILQLSGARFLFVDAELQHLVEDPAGIQLVRIDDSGAPDDPYEAFLAGGSPELVTSWLEDEEETISINYTSGTTGKPKGVMYTHRGGYLNGLGEVIETGMTFESVYLWTLPMFHCNGWCFTWGVTAVAGTHICLRKLDPARIWELIESEGVTHFNGAPTVHISLVNAPQAHHLDRQVTVTVAGAPPSPTLLGQMKSLNFRPIHVYGLTETYGPHTVCEWHPEWAERSPDDQARLLARQGQCYVIADGLRVVAPDMNDVPRDGQTMGEVLMRGNNAAKGYFNDEATTARAFEGGWFHSGDVAVWHPDGYIELRDRKKDIIISGGENISTIEVEQMVARHPSVLECAVVAIPDEQWGERPKAFVTLKPGQTATEADIIAFCREHMAHFKCPAAVEFGDLPKTSTGKVQKYVLREKEWAGHEKRIN; this is translated from the coding sequence ATGACAGAGAAAGTCTATCGCAGCGAACTCACCCCCGTCAGCTTCCTTCGCCGAAGCGCCTCCGTCTTCCCCGACAAAATCGCCATCGTCCACGGAGAACGCCGCTACACCTATCGCCAGTTCGAGGAGCGCGTCAACCGCCTGGCCTCGGCCCTGCGCGCCGCTGGCATGCAGAAGCATGATCGCGTCGCCTTCCTCGCCTTCAACACCCCGCCCATGCTCGAAGCCCACTTTGGCGTACCCGCCGCTGGCGGCATCCTCGTCGCCATCAACACCCGCCTCTCCGCCTCCGAAATCAGCTACATCTTGCAACTCTCCGGCGCGCGCTTCCTCTTCGTTGACGCCGAGCTTCAGCATCTCGTCGAAGACCCCGCAGGCATCCAGCTTGTACGTATTGACGATAGTGGCGCGCCCGACGACCCCTACGAAGCCTTTCTGGCGGGCGGCTCGCCAGAGTTGGTCACAAGCTGGCTCGAAGACGAAGAAGAAACCATCTCCATCAACTACACCTCCGGCACCACTGGCAAACCCAAGGGCGTCATGTACACCCATCGCGGTGGCTATCTGAACGGGCTGGGCGAAGTCATCGAAACCGGCATGACCTTCGAGAGCGTCTACCTCTGGACCCTGCCCATGTTCCACTGCAACGGCTGGTGCTTCACCTGGGGCGTCACCGCCGTCGCGGGCACACACATCTGCCTGCGCAAGCTCGACCCCGCCCGCATCTGGGAACTGATCGAAAGCGAAGGCGTCACCCACTTCAACGGCGCGCCCACCGTCCATATCTCGCTCGTCAACGCCCCCCAGGCGCACCATCTGGACCGCCAGGTCACCGTCACCGTCGCGGGCGCGCCGCCTTCGCCCACCCTGCTGGGCCAGATGAAATCGCTCAACTTCCGCCCCATCCATGTCTACGGCCTCACCGAAACCTACGGCCCGCACACCGTATGCGAATGGCACCCCGAATGGGCCGAGCGCTCCCCCGACGACCAGGCCCGCCTGCTCGCCCGCCAGGGCCAGTGCTACGTCATCGCCGATGGCCTGCGCGTCGTCGCTCCCGACATGAACGACGTACCCCGCGACGGCCAGACGATGGGCGAAGTCCTCATGCGCGGCAACAACGCTGCCAAAGGCTACTTCAACGACGAAGCCACCACCGCGCGCGCCTTCGAGGGCGGCTGGTTCCATTCCGGCGACGTAGCCGTCTGGCACCCCGACGGCTATATCGAACTGCGCGACCGCAAAAAAGACATCATCATCTCCGGCGGCGAAAACATCTCCACCATCGAAGTCGAGCAAATGGTCGCCCGCCATCCCTCCGTCCTCGAATGCGCCGTCGTCGCCATCCCCGACGAACAGTGGGGCGAGCGCCCCAAAGCCTTCGTCACCCTCAAGCCAGGCCAGACAGCCACCGAAGCCGACATCATCGCCTTCTGCCGCGAACACATGGCCCACTTCAAGTGTCCCGCCGCCGTCGAATTTGGCGACCTGCCCAAAACCTCCACCGGCAAAGTCCAAAAGTACGTCCTGCGCGAAAAAGAATGGGCCGGGCACGAAAAGCGCATCAACTAG
- a CDS encoding helix-turn-helix transcriptional regulator has product MHNRKAEEAEEEEDFLEEMMREFTKEDPLFPEAVEAHLRKHELLEALAEKRIALGLSRAKVAKRLGMSASALESLERGESDPRLSLIMHLAFILGQTLELRPAPISQETPPSA; this is encoded by the coding sequence ATGCATAACAGGAAAGCCGAAGAGGCAGAGGAAGAAGAGGATTTCCTGGAAGAGATGATGCGTGAGTTTACCAAGGAAGACCCTCTTTTTCCAGAGGCGGTTGAAGCTCACCTGCGCAAACATGAACTTTTGGAGGCGCTCGCAGAGAAGCGTATCGCGCTCGGCCTCTCACGAGCCAAAGTCGCTAAACGCCTCGGCATGAGCGCATCCGCGCTGGAAAGCCTGGAGCGTGGCGAGTCCGATCCCAGGCTTTCTCTCATCATGCACCTGGCGTTCATCCTGGGCCAAACGCTCGAACTGCGCCCGGCCCCCATCTCCCAGGAAACGCCACCCTCCGCCTAG
- a CDS encoding YdeI/OmpD-associated family protein translates to MSNADHLPTIPFDTPQSWEAWLQENHTSARGIWLKIAKKETGIPSVDYAQALDAALCYGWIDGQKAPFDDQYWLQKFTPRGPKSGWSKINCAKATALIAQGRMQPAGLHQIELAQADGRWQAAYDSQSSISIPDDFQRQLDTNPQAHTFFNTLNSVNRYAILYRIQTARRPETRAARISKFIAMLSNEQKIYP, encoded by the coding sequence ATGAGTAATGCGGATCATCTCCCAACCATACCTTTCGACACCCCGCAAAGCTGGGAAGCCTGGCTTCAAGAAAACCATACCAGCGCCAGGGGTATCTGGCTCAAAATCGCCAAAAAAGAAACCGGCATCCCCTCCGTAGACTACGCGCAAGCCCTCGATGCTGCCCTCTGCTACGGCTGGATCGACGGACAAAAAGCCCCCTTTGACGACCAGTACTGGCTCCAAAAGTTCACCCCGCGTGGCCCAAAGAGCGGCTGGTCAAAAATCAACTGCGCCAAAGCCACCGCCCTCATCGCCCAGGGCCGCATGCAGCCAGCGGGCCTCCATCAAATAGAACTCGCGCAGGCCGATGGCCGCTGGCAAGCCGCCTACGACTCGCAGAGCAGCATCAGCATCCCTGACGACTTTCAACGCCAACTGGACACCAACCCCCAGGCGCACACGTTCTTCAATACACTCAACAGCGTCAACCGCTACGCCATCCTCTACAGAATCCAAACCGCCAGAAGACCCGAAACCCGCGCCGCCCGCATCAGCAAGTTCATCGCCATGCTCTCCAACGAACAGAAAATATACCCCTGA
- a CDS encoding GNAT family N-acetyltransferase has protein sequence MPDETFQVEDRIDDQDYTFLQEQIHAYNMAATGYYDGRDIALLVRDEQGTIVAGLWGWTWGGMMKVQYLWVREEERGKDYGTRMLQAAEAEGRARGCRQVALDTHSFQAPLFYQKLGYEVYGTLDDDPIGYKTYHLRKRL, from the coding sequence ATGCCAGATGAGACGTTCCAGGTGGAAGATAGGATAGACGATCAGGATTACACGTTTCTGCAAGAGCAAATTCATGCCTACAATATGGCGGCTACTGGCTATTATGATGGGCGCGATATTGCGCTGCTGGTTCGTGATGAGCAGGGGACCATCGTCGCGGGCCTTTGGGGCTGGACGTGGGGCGGTATGATGAAGGTGCAGTACCTGTGGGTGCGCGAGGAGGAGCGGGGCAAAGACTATGGGACGCGCATGCTTCAGGCTGCCGAGGCCGAGGGGCGGGCGCGCGGCTGCCGCCAGGTGGCGCTTGATACGCACAGCTTTCAAGCGCCACTGTTTTATCAGAAGTTGGGCTACGAGGTCTATGGGACGCTGGATGACGATCCGATAGGGTACAAGACCTATCACCTGAGAAAGCGGCTATAG
- a CDS encoding YgiT-type zinc finger protein: MASLAELLEGITCPRCGREDTYVIRKVDQVVPVDGDVVTVTLTVGECTYCGERLLDDTATQQLQEATRKVRQGILAGLTRTGSVYHYTPQS; the protein is encoded by the coding sequence ATGGCAAGTCTTGCAGAACTTCTTGAAGGAATTACCTGCCCACGCTGCGGGCGAGAAGATACCTACGTGATTCGTAAAGTAGATCAGGTGGTTCCTGTTGACGGAGATGTTGTCACTGTCACCCTGACAGTAGGTGAATGCACCTACTGCGGCGAGCGGCTGCTTGATGACACTGCAACACAACAGCTACAAGAAGCCACCCGCAAGGTGCGCCAGGGCATCCTTGCCGGATTGACTCGTACTGGCTCTGTCTACCACTACACACCGCAGAGCTAA